The following nucleotide sequence is from Dromaius novaehollandiae isolate bDroNov1 chromosome Z, bDroNov1.hap1, whole genome shotgun sequence.
TCTTCACTGGCTTTTACTTACAGAAGTACATTTTTATCTACTGCACCAGATTCCCTCAGGCAATTGCAGTGCACACCTGACGCTTCTTAAATAAAGAGCTTTGaagactgctttaaaaagaaagttttttctgATCAGTAGCCTAAAAGATCACAAAAAGATAATGCCTAAAATGGCAATTTCACCTAATATTCCAATTGCATTTATGTCTTATGTGATTTATGAGACATTCAAAAATTCACTCTTAAAAAGTAATTTCCATCTGTCTATATGTAATTTGATGTcagtcatttttatttgattGTCTGTCCCATAACAGACATGTATCCGTCCTTATATCTTATAATGTTTGTCCAGGTCAATTGTACATTTCCTATAGAAAGGTCTTTATGTTTCTTCCACATGaccctttaaaaaggaaattccTTTGATAAGCTAATAAAGTTAACATCCTTTGAGCTTTAATCCCATCTCTGGATGCACTTACAATGTATTTTCTATAGTAAATTGTTAGGTATATAGGATTGTTAGGTATATAGGATAGGTAAATAGGCTAGTAAGGATTACTGATTTCTAAAATATGTCTGATTGTTTATCTTATAAatacaagaaaagatttttaacaATTCTATATATAGTCAGTCTCTGTAATTGTGTTGATGATAGTAACAGTGATAAGGAACATCTTCAGCTCCTTTATTTAATTCTTATATgcactttttgcattttttattaatCTGAATGCATGTTTAGTGGATCAAATGTTATTTCCAATTGTGTTAGTACTTCTAACTTGCTTCAGAAAGTGGAGACCTAATTCTGACTGTAATACAGAAGCATAATACTAATTAGTAACCGAAAAAACTTTAATTCCATTTGAAATGATGTGACTCACCAAGCATAGTAGGATAAATATCCACAAGAGATACCACATTTgatatttgctgctgctgtttgatgCCTGGCCCCATAACTAAAAGAGGAACATGGGAACTTCCTTCATACATGCTCATTTTATAGAACTGCCGATGTTCCATAGCAAGTTCTCCGTGATCTGCAGTGAATATGATGACTGTTCTTTTAAGAAGCCCAGTATCTCTCAGAGCTGAAATAATCTCACCTgcaacaagaaaaatatattgaaaaaatatGTTCAGAATATTCCTTTAAACTTCTGTATACCTGCAGAGCAGCATGCAAACTCTGGAGTATCCTGTTCAAAGGCCTTGAAACTCCTCTCTCTGCCATAGAAGCCAGAGCCCAAAGACTCCAGTCCCGAACAACATACACTAGTAAATGAGGTTGCAGGGGTCTGCCTCCCAGTGAACCATGGAGGCAGCTGGAACAACAGCTGTGAAAGTTTCAAAGGGTGAGGATATACCAGAGGATGAGATGCGTTTTTGCTATGAGAACCTTTGGATAATTTCCATCATAACTAATAATAGATAGCTAACGCAACTGAAGTAAATAGGGCAGCAGAAGTCAGGATACTAGATTTAGTGTGACAGACTCTTGACGGTCCTTGTACCTAATCAGCAGGTGCATCCATTTCCTGTGCCTAATTCCTCACAGGAGCCCTTACGCTTCTGCAAGGAAGACAGGGCCAGGATCAACGAAACCAGGAATTAAGCAAAACACTTacacatctttaatgttaatTCACTGAGATGATTCTTGTTCAAAGAGACTAGTTACCAACTTAAAACACATTGCTGAATTAAATCCTAGTACAGGGTTACTCTGCAACACCTTCTTTCCCTCAAGCCTGTCAGGCCCCTGTTGGTCTCCTTTCTTTCATAAATGCAAAAGATTAATCCTATGTGTctcttaaaaaaatcagttaatcaTTCTAACATTGCTAAAAAACTAGCTTATTTATTCATGAATTTCATATTAGAATGCAAATAAATGCTTGCTCTGTTACTGTCACTTCTCAAAccaagaaataaaatatgaattaagaCCAATTTGTATTATAATTTTTTACATATGTAGATCTTACAACAAACCAGAAAGAATTCTGAATacttaattaatttttttctctttaattttcacTAATATGCTGGTATACCCTAATATGGAAAGCTTCCAAAGCTCACTTATTGTTTAATCCATGAGTAGTAGTTGTCAACCATTCCATGATCAATCTCTGCATATGACATCCGTCTCCAGGGAAACTGCTTGGGCTCCCAAATTtacatttctttccagtttttttttcttgttagtaCTTTTCAGCCTGCCCTTAATTCACATAGCCTTAAAAGCTATCCAGTTATTTATCATATAGATTGATTAAGAAATACCTAGAGTGACTTACTCCCACATCTGAACTGTTATTTTCAAAACCCCATAtcagcattttcttaaaacaaaacaaaaaaccccactgtatTAGGAAACATTACCCACCAAGCATGGCATCTGTCTCTGCACACATAGCATAATAAAATGCTCTAATATTCCTCACTTCTTGCTTTGTAAACTCTCCTGTGCAATTCTTGGTGTAAGATGAATAATAGTCTACTGGATGCATCTCTAAAAGAGAAGACCACTTGGGAATTTTAATAGCTTCATATGTTAcctaaaaataagtgaaaattaAATTACTTCAGGAAGtgaattaaacatttctttttacaaacacatttaattaaaaactttaagGTATAAATTAACAGTACTCAAGTTCTGGTCCAGGAAACACCAGCTGCTTATCTGTTACAGGGTACTGGTACCTCCTCCATACTTTCCCTCTGTTTTCACAGGTATCGAGTCATTTAGTTAGACAAGAGGGCTATAAAAATCAGCTAGAAACTAAGGCTAGGAGCCAGAAATATGTGCTTTGCCAGCTGATAtcttttttaagagagagagataCTGCAGAACAATTTTCTAGAACTGTACTCCAGAGTAATTACAGAAGTATTGGCATAGTGCCTCATAAAAGGATAACTATGAACCATATGTATCAAAAAGACTGGGTGTTATATGAACCTATACAGCAACACGGAAATTTACTGGGAAGGTCTCCAGAAGGGTGGGTGACAAGTCTTCGTATCTTGATAAAAAGAATTCACCAGGGTAGTCCAATTTTCCAATACATTTCTATTTGTTTCTAAAGATGTCAAGCTATTTAGTTATAAAGGAGAGGTGTAAAATcagtttgaaatgaaaaaataggAGCCAATCAATTACATGTAACGCTAGATTTGTATATTCAAACTGGCATTTACATGGAGTTCGTGTGCTTGAGTATGAGCTTTAGTGTTTCAATCTATAACACATGTATTTTGCCTAGGCAGTCACACTTGTAAGCATTCTCTTAAGTATATAAAATAAAGTGCTACATTTAAGGGAGCTAATTACTTCTAATTTGCAGATTTAAAGTACAGATTActacaaagcagaaaagaatgtaatcttaatatggaaaaaatgactttattaaataataaaagcacACCTGTTGCTCTCATTTATCTCTAAAAAATCTCCCCTAATAATCAGAGCTGAAGCCAAGATTATGATGATGCAAGAGCAAGTTCTGATAAATAAGCAAATCAAAGACATTAGATATTTGCCCTTTAAAGTACTGAGAAACTCAAAAGTGTCAAGACATGTACAAAAGAGTACTTACAGCAGTGTGCAATATAATCCAAAAAAGctacagtaacatttttttttctgtgttctaaTGAAAATATTACAGGAAAGATATTTCACAGGCTCTAATGATATTAGTTGCTAAAATTACTCATTTTGCAGTGAGAAATATGTTGACCGAATGCGTAAATCTAATACAAAAGAGGAAGTGATTGCATGGAGCTCCCACTTGATTTGCTTTGTGCCAGTGGGAAAGCTGAGATTTCAGAAGTGAGAATTCAGAAGCAGAAAGAGTTCTCCAGGCTCCAGCTGGTGACCAAAGTCTCCCTCCCGACTTTCCTACCTATCACCTGCCCCAGTTTCAGATCCGTATAGGACAGGTTTTAGCCCAGATATGGTAAAGACAGCACTACTTCCTATTCAGAGATATATACTCAATTCTCCTTTATCCCTGAGAAATGTGATACTAGCATACCTCCTGTAGTAGAAGATACAGAATAATACACTTAGAGCTCCGATAAAGGTTCCCACTTCACACCATCAGTCTGGTCCTGAGTCCTGCTGGAAATCTCATCTGTGAGTCAGCACTGGCACTCCTGCACCAAAGCTGACTTCACAAACAGCAGCTCAGGTGTCTGGGCAGCATGCACCCTgggctgcaggcacagctccatGTTTGGGTTGGCCCTACACGTTCACAGCACTTCTCCCTAATAACGTAACTAAGACACTTAGTGTCCACATGGCTCTGTGCAGCACAAAAATAATCAGATCCAAGTGTACCCTAAAAGCATTACATCCTCATTTACTGGTGTAGCACCTAAAGTACCAACCCTTGCTGAACTGAACTTGGATTTGCCCAAAGGCAGGTCCAATCTCTGTGTCTCTGGTATGGATAATTAAGAGCTGTCTGGACAGTCACATGCATAGTGTGTACATCTCTGCAGCATATGATACCTTTGACTGCACTGGGCCATATGTTCCAATACCTACAAAGCCCTACCTCCCACAACTGTCAATCTCTCTTGAGTTACCCAACAGGTACATGAAGTCCTCTAAACAGCTGGCAATACAGCAAGAGTTGAAGTGCCCACAACACAGTGATAAAACCCAGATTTGTAATACTCAAAACAGACATATCAAACACAAAGTCTCCTTAGGGCCTATAGGAAAATGGCTACAAGAAGAAATCAAGCAAGATTAAATCATGGCAGACAACTGCTTCAGACATCCTCCCATCACTGAAGGTCCTTGGATACATTAAGTCACATTTTAGATTCATCAAATGGTATTTATTAGCTGCTTAAGTTGTAATGGCAGCAGAAAGAGTCCACCTCCATCCATGACTGGTCAGAAGATGGAACTCTCTTCTATCGGACTAGGATCTAGTTTTAGGGATTCACAAAATCTCTATGCTTCCTTGTTGTAACTCATATCTAGGAAGAAAGCCACACGCCCCAGAAAGGTGCCAGCTGGTGCAAAATGCAGCAGACCATCTGCTTAGCAACACAGGGTTTCATAAACATACCATGCTGATACTCCACTCTTTATTAGGTCCCCAGTAAACATATAATTTAATTCAAGTTCTTCATCCTTGCACTCATATTTCTCCATGAGATTGATCTTTGTTATTTTCAAAGATCGCTTCTTCCAAAACAGATACATTCCAGTTGAATCAGCAAGTCGTCAGTAAATGATAATATGTGGTTCATGTAACTGGATATGTATACATAGTGGTGGAAAGGACATCAAGAAATGAGGAAGGTCAAGTACCTCACTGGGATTAATTTTAACACTTGTCAGAGAGGTTATAGTTAATCTGTTCTAAAACCCACTGAAAGAAGGTACTACCACTTCCTGAGAAACCTCTCTCTGTCCTAGCAGTTAGCACCTACAAAGTTTTCCTTAATATCCAATCTGGatcttgctttctgaaaaaaatatgattctttcctgctctttctctcctCACAAACTTCTGACCATTGTTAGAATAAAAGAAACCACATCTTTCAACCTTAACTTGTATATCCTTTTTTCTAAATCTCTGTATTTTTGTTGCACTTGGATAAATAGATTTTGCATTTCCCCAAGTAGAAAAGGCCAAAAATGTTATATAAACTGTGTATGTTTTTTGAAGTAAGTGTAAAATCTTTTCAAACCTAATTCTCAGTTCTTCAACTACAGAAAATCTAATGCCTTTTATGCAGTGAAAGCTCTGGTAATCTATTTATAGTTCTGTGACAGATGAGGGCACCTGGGGACCACATAAAAGACAGATTAAAAATGTTTACTTCTCCTTTAGGATGGAATGGTATCTGTTGGCTTTGCACATATGCAAATAATGGGACTGTTCTGCATTCTAAAAAAACTGAAAGAgctagaaaagtaaagaaaacaattaaCAGAAAAGACAGACTTAAATGGTGCATTACGGCTTCAAGTTCGAGCTTAATAGTCCAGGCAAAGTCAATCTCTCACTATAAAAATCAGACAGACTGATTTCATATAACATCATTTATAACAAGCAGTGTATGGAATATGTTATAAACAACGAGCTTGAGATCATTACTGAGTACAGGAAATATTTCATAGTTTAATATATAGTTTAATATATATTTCTAGCCATTGAACCACAAATTTCTTTACTGAATCAGTGACTACTGCCAACAGACCTTTTCCTTTCCCATAACCAACAGAAATTCTTCACTTCTATTTGTTCAGTCTTTAATTGGAAACCTAGTATCTCATCCAAATATTTCTTACAGtaaactgaaatatgaaaattgGGTCTGAACTGGAAAACTATTATCCTGTGAGGAATAAAATACCTTTCATAATACAGTTATAAATGAATTTATACTTAAATTCCATCTTCACATACCTTTTCAAGCCAATAGGGGGACGTTAAAAATGTAGAGGATCCAAAATTTTCTCCTGTAGAAGGTGATGGATATGGATGTGGTAAATTTAATCCCAAGTAAAGAACAAATGGTTGAGTAAAGTTAATGGCTTCTTCCTTTATCCAATTTACTGCTTTATCAGTGTTCTGCCAGTCTGCTTCCATCACTCTCATACGCGTCTTACTACCAGTAAGATTGACCGTGGGTCTCCCTTCTTGTCGGAGCAGGAAGTCAACATCCCTGGTCCAGGCTTCCACACGGTTACTAAAAACAAATATGCAAGATACATATTCAGTGAAAAGtggtttcttctcttttcctccaagTAAAAAGAGTTAAGAATTCCAGATTAACTTGTCCTACATTTGTAGCTGCATTCTATTTGTAACTTCTATATAAAAGAAATTGTTACTACGTTAACCAAAAGCTTTGTATATTTATAGCTTTAGTCATATATTTCTGCCTctgaatcttctttcttttttatgataACTTCATGTCAGAATGGTTCATCTTCCTGCCTCTGCAAGATAACATTCAGAAATAGCACCTGCATCTTGTTGACCTTGCTCCATATTTTGCCATTGATTCATATGCCATTTATCTGGTAAACAGGGCCTTGGATTTTTGTTATTCAAAAAAGTCCTTTGGGAAGTAACATGCCTGGAGTAGCTGCCTTTAGAAGCAACAATTGTCTTCTGAATTGTACTTTTATAGCTTTTTTAAACACTATCACTTAGGACAAAAATCTGTAACAGGGATTTTTCCTGTACAATTCCTTTTGATGTAGTCGACAAATAGGGAATAGGGAATAACAGAATAGGgaataacagaggaaaaaagggtTTAGGGAGaaatgaaagggggaaaaaaaagacaccactttaatgataaaatatttttggagCAGATTTTCTAATATCATTACAACTGTTGCCTCTCTGAAACACTCAGAAATCTGAGCTGCAGATGTCCGTATTTCTTTGCCAGAGTGAATGACACCAAAACTGTCGTAAACAAAGGTTGGAAAGAAACACTCAATTTAAAATCTCTACTAATCTTCACTTTGTTCATGGCAATTTTAACATCACCATAGaaatgataaaagaaaatatgaaactgCTCAAGATTTGATCATGTACTTTCATTAAAACACATCATTATCTATATTTAAAGAACATCAAACTGCTTTCGTGCTCACAGGAATTTTACCAGTATATTTTTAACTTCCAGAAAAACTACTAAGTTTATCtgtaacaacaaaaaatattttattgtttgaaTGCCTCGTTTAGATTCACACATGCTTTCAATATAAACAGGCTTAATCAAATTACTCAGAACAAATTTAATTAGCTAGACCACCtacagagaaatatatatatttgataaatatatatttgataaatataaaaatcagaTGATGGTAAAGGTTTATGTGTGTAATGCCAAACTGCATCTAATGTCATAATGTTGatttatacagaaaaatacattatttaggcCACAGACCAGTCTGATCATCCACTCAGAGTGAGGTTAGgacaaagctaaaaaaaagaaaaatgcaaaccaaaaaaaaccctcagaccaTTCCCCCATTCTGGAGCAACACAGACGACGTCTTGACACATCCAAGAAGAAAAGTTATCCtcaaggagaggaggagaaaaagatatGCTGTAATATGTGTCTTCGAAAGACTAGGTGGAGGGGTGAAAAAAGGGGGCAGTATTAAATTCGACCTTCAAATTTAAACAGAAGGAGCAAGGACTTGACAGGTAATTATTTAAAATCTTCAAAATTAAATCCCAACTCTAATGAATCCCAGCTCTAATGAAGGGGGATCATATCTCCCTCGCTAGCAGACAGTTCTCTAAAGATAACAAGCATAGAATGGATAAAGCCAATAAGAAATAAAGGATGGGAAAATAACAATGTTTAACAATGAAGATAAGGCTTAATgaattactgttattattaatctaagtgaaaataattatataataatCAATGCCTACATCTATTTTAATTCTTACGTGAAAACAGCCACTAACATTCAAAAGGACAAATGCAGTCTTTTTAACAGATAGGCAGCAGAGGTTTCACATATTTAATAGTCAAGAGACTGAAGATCTAGACCCTTCTCTGTATGTATGTAAGTATGTACATTTATATGTATTTCTTTGTAAGTATTTCCTAGCAGCCATTTTCCTCAAATCTGATTAATCATCTTACAAATAAATCACATTCAAATGGATACTTAGTATATTTCATtatgtatttctatttttacaatatgTAAACTTCCATATCTAAAGAGAGGATTTATTTGTCTTTGCAATGCACTATTTGCAAGATCTTAGGAAAAAGCAAAATCCATTTATGCCATACAGCTAAACAACTTAATAACTTAATATTGCAGCAGGAAAGTTAACAATTCTTTTTTATTAGGTAAGTAtctgtgtggggtgggggagcggtgttttttgttgtttaagcAAAATTCACTTAAGATAAGTTTCTAATGAGATAATACTGCCCACTGTGTGttgtcaaatcttttttttttttttttttttttttggaacaagCTGGTCTCCACTGAATCTAGTATCCATCTCATGCTAGCTGAACTGTTCTATCTCCCTTTGCTAGTCTCCTTTTTaacaagaaattaaaacaacGGGACACTTCTAATTATTTCAACAATGAATAGACACCTTCATTATAACTATTCCACACTATTTATAGATTACTTAATTAGCTATGTAGGATTTTTAATGTCTGCACAGATGCCATGCTAGAAATGAGATGCACAGTTTCTCTGACCGAGgaattttatttgcagtttttattttttaaatgaaagaaaaatgtgtaagcTCCCATTTTCATATTCCTCTTGTGTAGGCACAGAAGGGCTGACTAACCCTGTATTTGTTTTAGTTTATTCTCAACCTCCACCCACATTTATTCAAGTAATAATAAGGGCTTGATCTTGTTAAGTACAGATCTCAAACTCTCACTGAaaggcaagttaaaaaaaatcagaaatttgaTAAGGACCTAAGACAAAAGATGGTGAAAGAAAGTGCAACACCATATACTTCACAGTATCTTTCTGTTACCTTTGAAGTATCTACGAATTCAACCTCATGAGACTAAGAAATATGTGATCACATTATGTGATTATATGGTTACATCAtaactgcagttttcatttaatAGAAAAAGTCAACTCTTCAAAGTAATAAAAGCCCATAAGTTTTATGATATGACTGGAATTTGAAAGACGTCACAATACTTGCCTAAGCCTGCACGAAATTTGTAAGAACTTCTACTATAGATATGAACTTTCCTGTACATTGCTAGAGGATGTCGACATCCATATACATTGCTTTGTGGGACTCAAACCCCATTACTACAGCAGATAAATCTATACATTGCAGAGTGAGAAAAATCAGAGTGCATGGTCATGACGCCATTGATATTGATGCTGCTACAGTTTCGCAGAACCTTGAATTGACTTAATCTATTTCTCAATCTGTAgagatttgtaacagaaataataaaattggTATGAACAAAAACATGCAAGTGTGAAAGCACCAGAAGAAATAAGTATGAGAGCAAAGTTAAAGCAATGGCATGCATCAGTAGCCAAGGACATGAATGACAGCAGTAAAACAGGTAAACACTGAGGAAGATGCTGTCGGCATTGAGACCTCAGTGCAGATGACTTGTCACCAGAACTCACACTCCAATAACAGAATGGCAAGAAGGTTATAGTGCACTATACCTGCCATTCCTCTTCCTGTTATTCCAGCACAAAAACAGAATACAGTCAGATACCCACAAATGAGGAAACTAAAGTTCCTGAAGCATGAAGTAAGCAAGACTTCAAGGCAAAATATCACACTATAACAACTTTTGACTCCTAACAGGTGTAAAAGACCTATGCACCCCACTTCATCATTGCTGATCAACAAGAAGCCAAGAAACACACCAAGACCTCATCAGATGGCATCCCTTGTCCTATCGCATGCAAGTAAGTAATCCTGTTCATACTACCTGGACACAcatctttgttttttcaagtATGTATGTGAGTATGAGATTGTGTGTGGGCACAGTCTACTAACTTAGAAAGTTAAACAACATAAAAATTACCTTCCTCTTCTATATAGTCGTgcattaagggtttttttaaaatttgttccaataaaataaaattctgctgAGTACTAAGGACTATATATTTTGTTCCACTTTGCACTCCCCACCTGAGAGACTGCACTGAAGCAAGACTCTTCTATAGTCTTCAGCTCAGACAAATGATAGGAAGGTTTTCGAAATCCAGATATTTATGTGTGACCAACCTTTTTTTCAGTGCCACCTTTTGTTCCTGTAATCATCTGAATACCCAGGACATCCTGGAATTATTTAGAACTGTTCTTCTTTAAACCTGGAGTGACTTAAGATTAGAGACAAACATTTCAAAGTTATGACATTTCTTCTATCCCTGTGAAGAGCAGGGTGAGTGCCTGCTATACCATTTAAACAACATGAAATTTTCTCTGCACAAAAGTGCAAGAGTCTGTACAATAATGcagataattttcatttttcagag
It contains:
- the LOC135324844 gene encoding arylsulfatase K isoform X2 — translated: MWSGLFPHLTESWNNFKGLDPGYVTWMDLMQKHGYHTQKYGKLDYISGHHSVSNRVEAWTRDVDFLLRQEGRPTVNLTGSKTRMRVMEADWQNTDKAVNWIKEEAINFTQPFVLYLGLNLPHPYPSPSTGENFGSSTFLTSPYWLEKVTYEAIKIPKWSSLLEMHPVDYYSSYTKNCTGEFTKQEVRNIRAFYYAMCAETDAMLGEIISALRDTGLLKRTVIIFTADHGELAMEHRQFYKMSMYEGSSHVPLLVMGPGIKQQQQISNVVSLVDIYPTMLDIARIPVLQNLSGYSLMPLLLEVAENEVSSRRPRPPWVLSEFHGCNVNSSTYMLRTDKWKYITYSDGHSVLPQLFDLSADPDELKNVAMKFPVVAHSLDKILHSIVNYPKVSSSVQEYNKRQFINWKQSLGQNYSNVIANLRWHQDWLKEPKKYEDAIDKWLSQKQH